A window of Cloacibacillus sp. An23 contains these coding sequences:
- the phnW gene encoding 2-aminoethylphosphonate--pyruvate transaminase — protein sequence MTAENPYLLLTPGPLSTTPAVREAMLRDWCTWDADYNNLVEGMRRDLVALAVPDEAKRAEYTAVPMQGSGTYGVESVIGTVVPSDGRILVIANGAYGRRAAQIARTLRINTAELSYRETERPDAAETAEFLDENPDVTHVLMIHCETTTGILNDIESVAHEVKRRGRIFIVDAMSSFGGIPIDMDGLGIDFMISSANKCIQGVPGFSFVIARRAGLEKCAGRARSVSLDLYDQWKVMEEGHGKWRFTSPTHVVRAFIEALMELQEEGGVEARHKRYAENQRRLAEGMAALGFRPLLSKEVQSPIITSFLYPDKTFDFKDFYEFMKGEGYVLYPGKISEADTFRVGNIGDVHMKDIEGVLAAAAKYVKK from the coding sequence ATGACGGCTGAAAATCCTTACCTTCTTCTCACCCCGGGGCCGCTCTCGACCACGCCCGCCGTGCGCGAGGCGATGCTGCGCGACTGGTGTACGTGGGACGCGGACTACAATAATCTGGTCGAAGGCATGAGGCGCGACCTAGTCGCCCTCGCCGTCCCGGACGAAGCCAAACGCGCGGAATACACCGCAGTCCCGATGCAGGGCAGCGGGACTTACGGCGTCGAGTCCGTCATAGGCACTGTAGTGCCCTCCGACGGGCGCATACTCGTCATAGCCAACGGCGCGTACGGCAGGCGCGCGGCGCAGATAGCGCGCACTCTGCGCATAAACACCGCCGAACTCTCATACCGTGAGACGGAGCGCCCCGACGCTGCGGAAACGGCGGAATTTCTCGACGAAAACCCCGACGTGACGCACGTCCTTATGATCCACTGCGAGACGACGACGGGCATCTTGAACGACATCGAAAGCGTAGCGCATGAAGTCAAGCGCCGCGGCAGAATATTCATCGTAGACGCGATGAGCAGCTTCGGCGGGATCCCGATAGACATGGACGGCCTAGGCATAGACTTCATGATAAGCAGCGCCAACAAGTGCATACAGGGCGTGCCCGGATTCTCCTTCGTCATAGCGCGCCGCGCCGGGCTCGAAAAATGCGCGGGCCGCGCGCGCTCCGTATCGCTCGACCTCTACGACCAGTGGAAAGTCATGGAAGAGGGACACGGGAAATGGCGCTTCACCTCGCCGACCCACGTCGTCCGCGCCTTCATCGAAGCGCTCATGGAGCTGCAGGAAGAGGGCGGCGTCGAGGCGCGCCACAAACGCTACGCGGAAAACCAGCGCCGCCTCGCCGAAGGCATGGCCGCGCTCGGCTTCCGCCCGCTGCTTAGTAAAGAAGTCCAGTCCCCGATAATCACGTCGTTCCTCTACCCCGATAAAACATTCGACTTCAAAGACTTCTACGAATTCATGAAAGGCGAGGGCTACGTCCTCTACCCCGGAAAAATCTCCGAAGCCGACACCTTCCGCGTCGGCAACATCGGCGACGTCCACATGAAGGACATAGAGGGAGTTCTGGCTGCGGCGGCGAAGTACGTGAAGAAGTAA
- the rsxC gene encoding electron transport complex subunit RsxC, translating to MKLPTFWGGIHPPQNKVLTADEKIEQYLPKGELVFPMPQNIGAPCAPVVAKGDRVLVGTRLGNNDAFVSAPILSSVSGTVKDVTLRMTTPGTFENCVVVENDGKYEKAPEWQPLPDYENIDPKEYLKRIRDAGIVGFGGATFPTAVKLSPPPDKKIKWLIVNGVECEPYLNCDNRLMLESPDEVVNGLKLVLRLFPEAQGVIAIENNKPEAVKTMEEAVKRLGASGITVQPLAVKYPQGAEKMLIEALTGQEYVVTALPADVGCIILNVRTTQQIYRAIALGEPAVTRVVTVTGDAVAHPKNISVPLGTSVRELVELCGGFKEQPVKILSGGPMMGVSMRSIDVPVVKGTSGILALTAKSAMLKPITACLHCGKCVEACPMGLVPTVLEPLVAARMYKRFEEEGGMNCIECGSCTYVCPAHRPLTQGCRDGKASVMAMRRKAAAK from the coding sequence ATGAAGCTTCCGACATTCTGGGGCGGCATCCACCCGCCGCAGAACAAAGTTTTGACCGCGGACGAGAAGATAGAGCAGTATCTTCCGAAAGGCGAGCTCGTCTTCCCGATGCCGCAGAACATCGGCGCGCCGTGCGCGCCGGTCGTCGCCAAGGGCGACCGCGTGCTCGTCGGCACGCGGCTCGGCAACAACGACGCCTTCGTATCCGCGCCTATACTTTCGAGCGTTTCCGGTACTGTGAAGGATGTGACGCTGCGCATGACGACGCCGGGGACTTTTGAGAACTGCGTCGTCGTCGAGAACGACGGCAAGTACGAAAAGGCGCCGGAGTGGCAGCCGCTGCCCGACTATGAGAACATCGACCCGAAGGAATATCTGAAGCGCATCCGCGACGCCGGGATAGTCGGATTCGGCGGCGCTACGTTCCCGACCGCCGTCAAGCTGTCGCCGCCGCCGGATAAGAAGATAAAATGGCTCATCGTCAACGGCGTAGAGTGCGAGCCCTATCTCAACTGCGACAACCGCCTGATGCTGGAATCGCCCGACGAGGTGGTGAACGGGCTGAAGCTCGTCCTCCGTCTCTTCCCCGAGGCTCAGGGCGTAATCGCGATAGAGAACAACAAGCCCGAAGCCGTCAAGACGATGGAAGAGGCGGTCAAGCGCCTCGGAGCCTCCGGCATAACTGTGCAGCCGCTCGCCGTAAAGTACCCGCAGGGCGCTGAAAAAATGCTCATCGAGGCTCTGACGGGGCAGGAGTACGTCGTCACGGCTCTGCCGGCCGACGTCGGCTGCATAATCCTCAACGTCCGCACTACGCAGCAGATTTACCGCGCGATAGCGCTCGGCGAACCCGCAGTGACGCGCGTCGTGACCGTGACGGGAGACGCGGTCGCCCATCCGAAGAACATCTCCGTTCCGCTCGGCACCTCAGTGCGCGAACTGGTAGAACTCTGCGGCGGCTTCAAGGAGCAGCCGGTCAAGATACTCTCCGGCGGCCCGATGATGGGCGTTTCGATGCGTTCCATCGACGTCCCAGTCGTCAAAGGCACGTCCGGAATCCTCGCGCTCACGGCGAAGTCCGCGATGCTGAAGCCGATAACGGCCTGCCTGCACTGCGGAAAATGCGTTGAGGCATGCCCGATGGGGCTCGTCCCGACCGTTCTTGAACCGCTCGTTGCGGCGCGTATGTATAAGCGCTTCGAGGAAGAGGGCGGCATGAACTGCATAGAATGCGGAAGCTGCACCTACGTGTGCCCGGCGCACCGCCCGCTTACGCAGGGCTGCCGCGACGGAAAGGCCTCCGTTATGGCGATGCGCAGAAAGGCGGCTGCTAAGTAA
- a CDS encoding RnfABCDGE type electron transport complex subunit D, which yields MERLLVVSSSPHIHSPLDTQKVMGWVLAALAPAGLAGVYFFGVRAAAVMAVCVASCVIFEYLWEKCLKKPSTVNDLSAAVTGLLLAYNLPPTIPFWMAVLGSLFAMVVVKHLFGGLGCNIVNPALAARAMMLTSWPVPMTTWTIDGVSGPTPLALIKMGATDQLPPLQDLFIGHVGGCIGETSALALLIGFGILLYKDIIKWHIPVVYVATVAVLSVAFQRPVTPLYEILSGGLLLGAIFMATDYVTTPVTRRGQIIFAVGCGVLATLIRTWGGYPEGVSYSILIMNLVVPLIDRATKPHIFGEVKKHA from the coding sequence ATGGAACGTCTGCTGGTAGTATCAAGCTCGCCGCACATCCACTCCCCGCTCGACACTCAGAAGGTCATGGGATGGGTGCTCGCGGCCCTCGCCCCCGCCGGTCTCGCCGGCGTCTATTTCTTCGGCGTCCGCGCCGCCGCCGTCATGGCGGTATGCGTCGCCTCCTGCGTAATCTTCGAGTACCTCTGGGAAAAATGCCTTAAAAAGCCCAGCACGGTCAACGACCTCTCGGCCGCAGTCACCGGGCTGCTGCTCGCATACAACCTGCCGCCGACCATTCCGTTCTGGATGGCGGTCTTAGGCAGCCTCTTTGCGATGGTCGTCGTCAAGCACCTCTTCGGCGGCCTCGGATGCAACATCGTGAACCCCGCGCTCGCGGCGCGCGCGATGATGCTCACAAGCTGGCCCGTTCCTATGACTACGTGGACGATAGACGGCGTATCCGGACCGACGCCGCTCGCGCTCATCAAGATGGGCGCGACCGACCAGCTCCCGCCGCTTCAGGATCTTTTCATAGGACACGTCGGCGGCTGCATAGGCGAGACCTCGGCTCTCGCGCTGCTCATAGGCTTCGGAATACTTCTCTATAAAGACATAATCAAATGGCACATCCCGGTCGTCTACGTAGCGACCGTCGCCGTGCTGAGCGTGGCCTTTCAGCGCCCGGTCACGCCGCTTTACGAGATACTCTCGGGTGGCCTCCTGCTCGGAGCCATATTCATGGCGACCGACTACGTCACGACGCCGGTAACGCGCCGCGGACAGATAATATTCGCGGTAGGCTGCGGCGTCCTAGCGACGCTCATACGCACATGGGGCGGCTATCCCGAGGGCGTGTCGTACTCGATTCTGATAATGAACCTCGTCGTCCCGCTCATCGACAGGGCGACGAAGCCGCATATCTTCGGTGAGGTGAAAAAACATGCCTAA
- a CDS encoding RnfABCDGE type electron transport complex subunit G, whose product MPKIAKYGLILFVITAVTGLILGGVYTMTLEPIRQVQAQEKNEALASTLPGATEFKQLEIKDGYPMITEIYEGSANGEVKGYNFTVTPKGYAGLVTTVVGINNEGRVMDIKILSHSETPGLGAKAVEPAFAGQFKEKLAKRLTVTKTPPESDDQIQAISGATITSSAVVSGVNTALSYWRANFSGEGAQGEPEQADGVSGASASVNKGEE is encoded by the coding sequence ATGCCTAAGATAGCGAAGTACGGACTGATACTATTCGTCATAACCGCGGTCACGGGGCTCATCCTCGGCGGCGTCTACACAATGACGCTCGAACCAATCCGCCAGGTGCAGGCGCAGGAAAAGAACGAGGCGCTCGCATCGACGCTGCCCGGCGCGACGGAGTTCAAACAGCTTGAGATAAAAGACGGCTATCCGATGATAACCGAAATTTACGAAGGCAGCGCCAACGGAGAGGTCAAGGGGTACAACTTCACCGTCACGCCCAAGGGCTACGCAGGCCTCGTCACCACAGTCGTCGGCATAAACAACGAAGGACGCGTCATGGACATCAAGATACTGAGCCACAGCGAAACGCCGGGCCTCGGCGCGAAAGCCGTGGAGCCGGCCTTCGCGGGACAGTTCAAGGAAAAACTGGCGAAGAGGCTCACCGTCACCAAGACCCCGCCCGAGTCCGACGACCAGATACAGGCCATCTCCGGCGCGACGATCACATCGTCTGCGGTCGTGAGCGGCGTCAACACGGCGCTTTCGTACTGGCGCGCGAACTTCTCAGGAGAGGGCGCGCAGGGAGAGCCGGAACAGGCGGACGGCGTGTCCGGCGCTTCGGCTTCCGTCAATAAAGGGGAGGAATAA